Proteins from one Scleropages formosus chromosome 14, fSclFor1.1, whole genome shotgun sequence genomic window:
- the tgfbrap1 gene encoding transforming growth factor-beta receptor-associated protein 1 homolog — protein MSVKAFELVPAVGRELLMADKALINIECIEFCGKHLYVGTSDCFIYQFLLEESASAKGKVTYSPQKLLHKYLGLKKPVSELRATSALERLIVLCDCTIMVVDMASLEPVTSSGTRIKGVLSFCVNENPVSGDPFCVEIGVILAKRRTVQIYMVYEDRVQMAKEVATPEQPCAVSLDGYFLCLALSTQYIILNYNTGASQDLFPYNSQEKKPIVKRVGREEFLLAAPGGLGMFATAEGISQRAPVKWSENVIGAAVCFPYVVALDDGFVTVHSMLDQQLKQTLSFRDGHILQDFEGKVVLASTKAVYVLVPLPLEKQIQDLLAGHHVEEALTLTEGARRNIPKEKFQVMYRRILQQAGFILFGNLQFLEAKEHFRKGQLDARELISLYPLLLPATTSFTRCHPPLHEFADLNQLAQGDQEKVQQCKRFLISYLREVRGTEGTNGWREDVDTALLKLYAEENHESLLDLLASDNACLLPESAPWLEKHCKYFALGLLYHYNGQDDAALQTWVRVVDGELQDFTRSDLYEYVVDFLSFCPSLPVVWKYADWALKKNQEVGVQIFTRRPKEDKQQKQMNPDDVIKYLHKYKQATVLYLEHLVLDKRIQKERFHTHLAVLYLERVLSLISTSHTPAKQVTHAREQFQRLLKESNLYQVHLLLDKVNDTDLLVERATLHGKLEEHDKALYILVHQLKSPSAAEEYCSWASMSQDHTYRQRLFHLLLSLYLSTNVPHSGHTVAAVDLLNRHAEVFDAVSVLRSLPEAWSLQLLRPFFSGALRGSMHARRTAQVALGLARSENLLLHHDRLKYLGGPVFVSEKKGCHLCHNTFSEPDCVCLPGGVPVHMHCAAQKARDSPIKRHCMNRSNHT, from the exons ATGAGTGTGAAGGCCTTTGAGCTGGTCCCCGCTGTGGGGCGTGAGCTCCTCATGGCTGATAAGGCACTCATTAATATCGAGTGCATTGAATTCTGTGGGAAGCACTTGTATGTGGGCACCAGTGATTGCTTCATATACCAATTCCTTCTGGAGGAGAGCGCTTCAGCCAAAGGCAAGGTGACATACTCCCCCCAGAAGCTGCTGCACAAGTACCTGGGCCTGAAGAAGCCTGTGAGTGAGCTGAGGGCGACATCTGCCCTGGAACGCCTCATTGTGCTCTGTGACTGCACTATCATGGTGGTGGACATGGCCAGCTTGGAGCCTGTGACCTCAAGTGGGACCAGGATCAAGGGCGTCCTTAGCTTCTGTGTCAATGAGAACCCAGTGAGCGGCGACCCGTTCTGTGTGGAGATCGGGGTTATCTTGGCTAAACGTCGGACCGTGCAGATCTACATGGTGTATGAAGACAGGGTGCAGATGGCGAAGGAGGTAGCCACACCTGAGCAGCCTTGTGCTGTCAGCCTTGATGGCTACTTCCTGTGCCTGGCCCTTTCCACACAGTATATAATCCTGAACTACAACACAGGGGCCTCCCAGGATCTCTTTCCATACAATAGTCAGGAGAAGAAGCCCATTGTGAAAAGGGTTGGTCGAGAGGAATTTCTGCTGGCTGCTCCTGGGGGATTAG GCATGTTTGCCACAGCAGAGGGAATCTCCCAGCGTGCTCCGGTAAAATGGTCGGAGAACGTCATTGGGGCAGCTGTGTGTTTCCCGTACGTTGTGGCTTTGGACGACGGCTTTGTCACTGTCCACAGTATGCTGGATCAGCAACTCAAGCAGACGCTGTCCTTCAGGGATGGCCACATTCTGCAGGACTTTGAGG GAAAGGTGGTGTTGGCCTCCACAAAGGCAGTGTATGTTCTCGTGCCCCTGCCCCTGGAGAAACAAATCCAGGACCTGCTTGCAGGACACCATGTGGAGGAAGCCCTTACTCTCACTGAGGGGGCAAGGAGAAACATTCCTAAAGAAAAGTTCCAG GTCATGTATAGAAGAATTCTCCAGCAAGCAGGATTCATACTGTTTGGAAATCTGCAATTTTTAGAAGCAAAAGAACATTTCAG GAAAGGCCAACTGGATGCCCGGGAACTCATTTCCTTGTATCCCCTGCTATTGCCTGCTACCACCTCCTTCACGCGCTGTCACCCGCCACTTCACGAGTTTGCTGACCTGAACCAGTTGGCACAGGGAGACCAGGAGAAGGTGCAGCAGTGCAAGCGTTTCCTCATCAGCTACCTGCGCGAAGTGCGTGGCACCGAGGGCACCAATGGTTGGCGTGAGGATGTGGACACTGCCCTGCTCAAGCTGTACGCTGAGGAAAACCATGAGAGCTTGCTGGATCTGCTTGCCTCAGACAATGCCTGCCTCCTCCCTGAAAGTGCCCCCTGGCTGGAGAAGCACTGCAA ATATTTTGCACTAGGACTTCTCTACCATTATAATGGCCAGGATGATGCTGCATTGCAG ACATGGGTGCGCGTTGTGGATGGGGAGCTCCAGGACTTCACTCGCTCTGACCTTTATGAGTATGTGGTTGATTTTCTGAGTTTCTGTCCCAGTCTGCCTGTTGTGTGGAAGTATGCAGACTGGGCCTTGAAAAAAAACCAGGAG gtTGGTGTGCAGATTTTCACAAGGAGGCCCAAAGAAGataaacagcagaaacaaatgaATCCAGATGATGTCATCAAGTACCTGCACAAGTATAAGCAAGCCACAGTGTTGTACCTGGAACACCTGGTGCTAGATAAACGGATTCAG AAGGAGCGATTCCACACTCATCTAGCAGTGCTCTACTTGGAGAGGGTATTGTCTCTCATCTCCACAAGCCACACTCCAGCCAAGCAGGTGACCCATGCACGGGAGCAGTTTCAGCGCCTGCTAAAGGAGTCCAACTTATACCAGGTCCATCTGCTGCTAG ATAAGGTCAACGACACTGATCTGCTTGTGGAGCGTGCAACACTACATGGCAAGCTGGAGGAGCATGATAAAGCGTTGTACATCCTTGTGCATCAGCTGAAGAGCCCCAGTGCAGCGGAGGAATACTGCTCTTGGGCCTCGATGTCACAGGACCACACCTACCGGCAGCGTCTCTTCCACCTGCTCCTGAGCTTATACCTCAGCACTAATGTGCCACACAGTGGACACACAGTGGCAGCAGTGGACCTACTGAACCGGCATGCAGAAGTGTTTGATGCTGTAAGCGTACTCCGGTCCCTGCCTGAAGCCTGGTCCCTGCAGCTGCTCCGGCCCTTCTTCAGCGGGGCGCTCAGGGGCAGCATGCATGCCCGTCGGACTGCTCAGGTGGCCCTTGGCCTGGCTCGCTCTGAGAATCTGTTGTTGCACCACGACAGG CTGAAGTATCTTGGAGGGCCAGTCTTTGTGTCGGAGAAGAAGGGCTGCCACTTGTGCCACAACACTTTCAGCGAGCCTGACTGCGTTTGTCTTCCTGGAGGAGTGCCCGTCCATATGCACTGTGCTGCCCAGAAGGCCAGAGACTCGCCTATCAAGAGACACTGTATGAATCGCAGTAACCACACGTGA
- the LOC108920487 gene encoding four and a half LIM domains protein 2 → MTDRYDCHYCKESLFGKKYVLREENPYCVKCYESLYSNTCEECKKPIGCDSRDLSYKDRHWHENCFHCFMCQRSLVDKPFSTKDEQLLCTECYSNEYSSKCHECKKTIMPGSRKMEHKGNSWHETCFTCQRCQQPIGTKSFIPKDNYNYCVPCYEKQFALQCVHCKKPITTGGVTYHDQPWHKDCFLCTGCKQQLSGQRFTSRDEFAYCLNCFCNLYAKKCASCTTPISGLGGCKYISFEERQWHNDCFNCKKCSVSLVGRGFLTERDDILCPECGKDI, encoded by the exons ATGACAGACCGTTATGACTGCCACTACTGCAAAGAGTCCCTGTTTGGAAAGAAATATGTTCTTCGTGAAGAGAATCCATACTGCGTGAAGTGCTACGAGAGTCTTTACTCAAACACCTGTGAGGAATGCAAGAAACCCATTGGCTGTGACAGCAGG GACCTATCCTACAAGGATCGTCACTGGCATGAAAACTGCTTCCACTGCTTCATGTGCCAACGCTCTCTAGTGGACAAGCCCTTCTCCACCAAGGATGAGCAGCTGCTGTGCACTGAGTGTTACTCAAATGAATACTCTTCCAAGTGCCATGAGTGCAAAAAGACCATCATGCCTG GCTCTAGGAAGATGGAGCATAAAGGGAACAGTTGGCATGAGACCTGCTTCACCTGCCAGCGCTGCCAGCAGCCTATTGGCACCAAGAGCTTTATTCCCAAAGACAACTACAACTACTGCGTGCCCTGCTACGAGAAGCAGTTTGCCTTGCAGTGTGTGCATTGCAAGAAG CCCATCACTACTGGTGGAGTGACCTACCATGATCAACCCTGGCATAAGGACTGCTTCCTGTGTACAGGCTGCAAACAGCAGCTTTCTGGCCAGCGGTTCACCTCCCGTGATGAATTTGCCTACTGTCTAAACTGCTTCTGCAACCTTTATGCCAAGAAGTGTGCCTCTTGCACCACCCCAATCAGTG GGTTGGGAGGATGCAAATATATCTCCTTTGAGGAGCGGCAGTGGCACAATGACTGCTTCAACTGCAAGAAGTGCTCTGTCTCCTTGGTTGGCCGGGGATTCCTGACTGAAAGAGATGACATCCTGTGTCCCGAATGCGGCAAGGACATCTGA